Proteins encoded together in one Bacteroidota bacterium window:
- a CDS encoding glycosyltransferase family 2 protein → MPRVSVIIVTWNGRALLEQCLPSVLATDFESFEVVVADNASTDDTVAWLAATHPEVRVIQHPENWLFARGNNEAIRHTESDYVCLLNNDVEVPPGWLAPLVRVLDTLPEVAAVQPKLLQHGDRSQFEYAGASGGFLDAVGYPFTRGRLFDTLEPDAGQYDDARDVFWASGAALLLRRSALDDVGLLDEAFGMHMEEIDLCWRLWRAGWRVRVEPSAEVYHIGGASLRQGDPRKTYLNFRNSLLMLFKNLPPRAWLATFPRRLALDTLAAARALVAGRPRETAAIARAYLDAHRMRGSYLDQRPASSPFALPYRRSIALDYFLRKHRRFSDLPSERFVSLPD, encoded by the coding sequence GTGCCGCGCGTCTCTGTCATCATCGTGACTTGGAACGGGCGGGCGCTGCTGGAGCAGTGTCTGCCCTCAGTCCTCGCCACCGACTTCGAGTCGTTTGAGGTCGTCGTTGCGGACAACGCTTCCACGGACGACACCGTCGCGTGGCTGGCGGCGACGCACCCCGAGGTACGCGTTATCCAGCACCCGGAGAACTGGCTCTTCGCGCGCGGCAACAACGAGGCAATCCGGCACACCGAGAGCGACTACGTCTGCCTGCTCAACAACGACGTGGAGGTACCACCTGGCTGGCTCGCGCCGCTCGTGCGCGTGCTCGACACGTTGCCGGAGGTGGCCGCCGTCCAGCCGAAGCTGCTCCAGCACGGCGACCGGTCGCAGTTCGAGTACGCCGGCGCCAGCGGCGGCTTCCTCGACGCCGTCGGCTACCCGTTCACGCGCGGGCGGCTTTTCGACACGCTGGAGCCGGACGCTGGGCAGTACGACGACGCTCGCGATGTCTTCTGGGCGTCGGGCGCGGCGCTGCTGCTGCGACGGTCTGCGCTGGACGACGTAGGGCTCCTCGATGAGGCGTTCGGCATGCACATGGAGGAGATCGACCTGTGCTGGCGGCTATGGCGGGCTGGGTGGCGCGTGCGTGTGGAGCCGAGCGCCGAGGTCTACCACATCGGCGGTGCCTCGCTGCGGCAGGGCGATCCGCGCAAGACGTACCTCAACTTCCGGAACAGCCTGCTGATGCTGTTCAAGAACCTGCCGCCCCGCGCCTGGCTGGCCACGTTCCCGCGCCGCCTCGCCCTCGACACGCTTGCGGCTGCCCGCGCCCTCGTCGCTGGCCGCCCGCGCGAGACCGCCGCCATCGCCCGCGCCTACCTCGACGCGCACCGAATGCGCGGGAGCTACCTCGACCAGCGCCCTGCGTCGTCGCCCTTCGCCCTGCCCTACCGTCGCTCGATCGCACTCGACTATTTCCTGCGCAAGCACCGTCGATTCTCGGACCTCCCCTCGGAGCGCTTCGTCTCGCTGCCCGACTGA